Proteins encoded within one genomic window of Manis pentadactyla isolate mManPen7 chromosome 4, mManPen7.hap1, whole genome shotgun sequence:
- the AMIGO1 gene encoding amphoterin-induced protein 1, producing MQPQRDLRRLWLLLLSLLLLLFEMARAGRPVVSCPAACLCASNILSCSKQQLPNVPHSLPSYTALLDLSHNNLSRLRAEWTPTRLTQLHSLLLSHNHLNFISSEAFSPVPNLRYLDLSSNQLRTLDEFLFSELQALEVLLLYNNRIVAVDRCAFDDMAQLQKLYLSQNQISRFPLELVKEGAKLPKLTLLDLSSNKLKNLPLPDLQKLPAWIKNGLYLHNNPLHCDCELYQLFSHWQYRQLSSVMDFQEDLYCMSSKKLHNVFNLSFLNCSEYKEHAWEAHLGETLTIKCDTKQQGMTKMWMTPSNERVLDKVANSTVTVSKDGSLYFQRVQLEDGGVYTCYAMGEAFNETLSVELKVYNFTLHGHHDTLNTAYTTLVGCILSVVLVLIYLYLTPCRCWCRGVEKPSSHQGDSLSSSMLSTTPNHDPMAGGDKDDGFDRRVAFLEPAGPGQGQNGKLKPGNTLPVPKATGKGQRRMSDPESVSSVFSDTPIVV from the coding sequence ATGCAACCCCAGCGTGACCTGCGACGCCTTTGGCTCCTGCTGCTGTCCTTGCTCCTGCTCCTCTTTGAGATGGCCAGAGCTGGCCGACCCGTGGTTAGCTGTCCTGCCGCCTGCCTGTGCGCCAGCAATATCCTTAGTTGCTCCAAGCAGCAGCTGCCCAATGTGCCCCACTCCTTGCCCAGCTACACCGCACTGTTAGATCTCAGCCACAACAACCTGAGCCGCCTGCGGGCCGAGTGGACCCCAACACGCCTCACCCAACTGCACTCCCTGCTGCTGAGCCACAACCACCTGAACTTCATCTCCTCGGAGGCCTTTTCCCCGGTACCCAACCTGCGCTACCTGGACCTCTCCTCCAACCAGCTGCGCACACTGGATGAGTTCCTGTTCAGCGAGCTGCAGGCACTGGAGGTGTTGCTGCTCTACAACAACCGCATCGTGGCCGTGGACCGCTGCGCCTTCGATGACATGGCCCAGCTGCAGAAGCTCTACTTGAGCCAGAACCAGATCTCCCGCTTCCCCCTAGAACTGGTCAAGGAAGGAGCCAAGCTACCTAAACTAACACTTCTGGATCTCTCCTCCAACAAACTAAAGAACTTACCATTGCCAGACCTGCAGAAGCTGCCTGCATGGATCAAGAATGGTCTGTACCTACATAACAATCCGCTGCACTGTGACTGTGAGCTCTACCAGCTCTTTTCACACTGGCAGTACCGGCAGCTGAGCTCCGTGATGGACTTTCAGGAGGACTTGTACTGCATGAGCTCCAAGAAGCTGCACAATGTCTTCAACCTGAGTTTCCTCAATTGCAGCGAGTACAAGGAGCATGCCTGGGAGGCCCACCTGGGTGAAACCTTGACCATTAAGTGTGACACCAAGCAACAGGGGATGACCAAGATGTGGATGACACCGAGCAATGAACGGGTGCTAGATAAGGTGGCCAACAGCACAGTGACAGTGTCCAAGGATGGCAGTCTTTATTTCCAGCGTGTGCAGCTTGAGGATGGTGGTGTGTATACCTGCTATGCCATGGGTGAGGCTTTCAATGAGACACTGTCTGTGGAGTTGAAAGTGTATAATTTCACCTTGCACGGGCACCATGACACCCTCAACACAGCCTATACCACCCTAGTGGGCTGTATCCTCAGTGTGGTCCTTGTTCTCATATACCTGTACCTCACCCCTTGCCGCTGCTGGTGCCGGGGTGTCGAGAAGCCTTCCAGCCATCAAGGAGACAGCCTCAGCTCTTCCATGCTTAGTACCACACCCAACCACGACCCTATGGCTGGTGGGGACAAGGATGATGGTTTTGACAGGAGGGTGGCCTTCCTGGAACCTGCGGGACCCGGGCAAGGTCAAAACGGCAAGCTCAAGCCAGGCAACACTCTGCCGGTGCCCAAGGCGACAGGCAAGGGCCAGCGGAGGATGTCAGATCCAGAATCGGTCAGCTCGGTCTTCTCTGATACGCCTATTGTGGTGTGA